One candidate division WOR-3 bacterium DNA segment encodes these proteins:
- a CDS encoding ZIP family metal transporter, translated as MMEYLTNKLHPVVFALLAGLFTWVLTALGSSLVFLKKEFNQKLFDAMLGFAGGIMIAASFWSLLAPAIEIARRYNSFLSWFAPSIGFLLGALVLRIIDMILPHLHLGFPTTESEGIKTSWHRSVLLVLAITLHNVPEGLAVGVAIGSAASGFSDATLAGAMAIMFGIGIQNIPEGFAVSISLYREKISRFKSFWFGQLSGVVEPIAAVVGCSAVLWAHYLLPYALSFAAGAMIFVVVEEVIPESQRNRNVEYATGGTIIGFLLMMILDVAFA; from the coding sequence ATGATGGAATATTTAACCAATAAACTTCATCCGGTTGTTTTTGCCCTTCTTGCTGGCCTCTTTACCTGGGTTCTTACGGCTCTTGGTTCATCATTGGTCTTTTTGAAAAAGGAATTCAATCAGAAGTTATTTGACGCAATGTTGGGATTTGCCGGCGGTATTATGATTGCCGCAAGTTTCTGGTCCCTGCTTGCACCGGCAATTGAAATAGCCAGAAGATATAATTCTTTTCTCTCCTGGTTTGCTCCATCCATAGGGTTTCTTCTTGGCGCACTTGTTTTGCGAATCATAGATATGATTCTCCCCCATCTCCATCTTGGTTTTCCAACAACTGAATCTGAAGGGATTAAAACTTCGTGGCACCGAAGCGTATTATTAGTTCTGGCAATCACACTTCATAATGTTCCAGAAGGGTTAGCGGTTGGAGTGGCTATAGGCTCTGCCGCCAGCGGATTTTCTGATGCGACACTTGCCGGAGCAATGGCAATAATGTTTGGCATAGGTATTCAGAATATACCCGAAGGTTTTGCCGTCTCCATATCGCTCTACCGCGAGAAAATATCAAGATTCAAAAGTTTCTGGTTTGGCCAACTATCGGGTGTGGTAGAACCAATTGCTGCTGTTGTCGGTTGCTCTGCGGTGCTATGGGCACATTATTTATTGCCTTATGCGCTTAGTTTTGCTGCTGGTGCGATGATTTTTGTAGTTGTAGAAGAAGTGATACCTGAATCACAAAGAAACAGGAATGTAGAATATGCTACAGGTGGAACAATCATTGGATTTTTGCTTATGATGATTCTCGATGTTGCCTTTGCTTAA
- a CDS encoding nitroreductase family protein, giving the protein MNVKQTIERRRAYRSLEPTEITNDLIEDLANCARLFCSCFNNQPWRYVFVYDKTILTALHSALSPGNEWAQSASMIIAVFSKPEFDCIMKDSRRYYLFDTGMATAAMILRATELGLVAHPIAGYNQQKVKEILKIPEDMEVITLIIVGKHSDKINPVLSEKQIGAEKIRPERLPLEKFIWHNQYQ; this is encoded by the coding sequence ATGAATGTTAAACAAACAATTGAAAGAAGACGTGCTTACCGGTCATTAGAGCCGACAGAAATAACAAATGATTTAATTGAAGACCTTGCTAACTGTGCCCGATTATTCTGTTCCTGCTTCAATAACCAGCCCTGGCGTTATGTTTTTGTTTATGACAAAACCATCCTGACTGCATTACATTCAGCACTATCCCCAGGTAATGAATGGGCACAATCCGCAAGTATGATTATTGCTGTCTTCAGTAAACCTGAATTTGATTGCATAATGAAAGATAGCAGGAGATATTATCTATTTGATACGGGAATGGCAACTGCGGCAATGATATTGCGGGCGACGGAACTGGGGCTTGTCGCCCATCCTATTGCAGGCTACAATCAACAAAAGGTGAAAGAAATCTTGAAAATCCCGGAAGATATGGAAGTTATAACCCTTATAATTGTTGGCAAACATTCTGATAAAATAAATCCAGTTCTTTCCGAAAAACAAATTGGAGCAGAAAAAATTAGACCTGAAAGACTGCCCTTGGAGAAATTTATATGGCACAACCAATACCAATAG
- a CDS encoding sensor domain-containing diguanylate cyclase gives MAQPIPIDFDCHNFCKVLLANINQGVYFVDSSNKIIYWNDTAEKITGYKAEQVLGKRCSDNILIHITEEGKICCGDPKYCPVVKASNTKKPYEDTLYIKHRDGYRVLVRVKTIPVFDDNQNIIGAAEIFSDDSEIDDLNQKIQELEKLALLDGLTKIANRRYLEIQLHSRLNEFKRFGWHFGILFIDIDHFKLVNDNYGHEAGDKVLKMIANVLAKNSRSFDLAGRWGGEEFIVIVPNVNDTQLYTIAHKFKNLISLSNIKINSDTINVTVSIGATLVKEKDTLKSIIKRADKLMYQSKQNGRNKVTTDFEIS, from the coding sequence ATGGCACAACCAATACCAATAGATTTTGATTGCCATAATTTTTGCAAAGTTCTGTTAGCAAATATAAATCAGGGAGTTTATTTTGTTGATTCTTCTAATAAAATAATCTATTGGAATGATACAGCAGAAAAGATCACTGGATACAAAGCAGAGCAAGTTTTAGGTAAGCGTTGTTCTGACAATATTTTGATTCACATTACTGAAGAAGGCAAAATCTGCTGTGGGGATCCCAAATATTGTCCTGTAGTAAAAGCATCAAACACCAAGAAACCTTATGAAGATACTCTATATATTAAACATAGGGATGGATACCGCGTGCTTGTAAGAGTGAAAACAATTCCAGTTTTTGACGACAATCAAAATATAATTGGTGCGGCAGAAATATTTAGTGACGATTCTGAAATAGATGATTTGAATCAAAAGATTCAAGAACTGGAAAAACTTGCACTTCTGGACGGCTTGACTAAGATTGCAAACAGAAGATATTTAGAAATACAACTTCACTCAAGATTGAATGAATTTAAGAGGTTTGGCTGGCACTTTGGTATCCTTTTCATCGATATTGACCATTTCAAGTTGGTTAATGATAATTATGGGCACGAAGCAGGAGACAAAGTCTTGAAAATGATCGCAAATGTGCTTGCCAAAAATTCTCGTTCTTTTGACCTCGCCGGAAGGTGGGGTGGTGAGGAATTTATTGTGATTGTCCCGAATGTCAACGATACCCAGTTATATACAATTGCCCATAAATTTAAGAATTTAATTTCACTCTCTAATATCAAAATAAATTCGGATACCATAAATGTAACGGTATCCATTGGCGCAACTCTGGTCAAAGAAAAAGATACATTGAAATCAATAATAAAAAGGGCAGACAAATTGATGTATCAAAGTAAGCAGAACGGAAGGAACAAAGTAACAACTGATTTTGAAATATCATAA
- a CDS encoding isochorismatase family protein, whose translation MFTQHINTPKNAGMLKKWWDDIITTKGQYYELNDEIYFSGAPVIIKTQYDAFYKTDLKKLLKKYKTKQVVITGVMTNLCCETTARSAFVQGFEVFFVIDGTATQNEMMHRATLINLSYGFAIPILTKDLIK comes from the coding sequence ATATTCACCCAGCATATTAATACCCCCAAAAACGCAGGGATGCTAAAAAAATGGTGGGACGATATAATTACAACTAAAGGACAATATTACGAATTAAACGATGAGATTTACTTTAGCGGAGCCCCAGTTATAATAAAGACTCAATATGACGCATTCTACAAAACTGATTTAAAAAAACTCTTAAAAAAATATAAAACAAAACAGGTTGTTATTACCGGTGTTATGACCAATCTGTGTTGTGAAACAACTGCGAGGAGTGCATTTGTTCAGGGTTTTGAAGTATTTTTTGTCATTGACGGAACTGCAACCCAGAATGAAATGATGCATCGGGCAACACTTATCAATCTTTCTTATGGATTTGCAATCCCTATCCTTACCAAAGATTTGATTAAATGA
- a CDS encoding NAD(P)/FAD-dependent oxidoreductase: MKKIKVAIIGAGPAGIACAIQLKRYKIDFFLFERDKPGGLLKNANLVENYPGFPEGIGGERLVSLFRKHLKVNKINPMIENVEWVDYKKKFIIKTNRKIYHSEILVIASGTKPKRLGIKIPDSIKSRIFYDIINLKKIKNANLGIIGAGDAAFDYALSLCQRNKVYLLNRTRIHKCLPLLFQKVMKNKNIKYVKEFELVTIQLKNKKLVLHSKNKELISVDYLVVAIGREPNLDFLDKKLKLKTLEKNKKLYMIGDVKNGLFRQTAIAIGEGIKTAMEISMGDS, encoded by the coding sequence ATGAAAAAAATTAAAGTCGCAATCATCGGTGCTGGTCCTGCAGGTATTGCCTGTGCGATACAGTTGAAAAGATATAAAATTGATTTTTTCTTATTTGAAAGGGATAAACCCGGTGGATTACTGAAAAATGCCAATCTTGTTGAAAATTATCCAGGGTTTCCGGAAGGAATAGGTGGAGAAAGACTTGTCTCGCTTTTTCGCAAACATTTGAAAGTGAACAAAATAAACCCAATGATTGAAAATGTAGAATGGGTTGATTATAAAAAAAAATTTATTATCAAAACCAATAGAAAAATATATCATTCAGAAATTCTTGTAATCGCCTCTGGAACAAAACCCAAGCGACTGGGTATCAAAATTCCTGACAGTATAAAATCAAGAATATTTTATGATATTATCAATCTTAAGAAGATAAAAAATGCTAATTTAGGCATTATCGGTGCCGGTGATGCGGCTTTTGATTATGCCCTCAGCCTTTGCCAGCGAAATAAAGTTTACCTTTTGAATCGTACCAGAATCCACAAATGTCTGCCGCTATTATTTCAAAAGGTAATGAAAAATAAAAATATTAAATATGTTAAGGAATTTGAACTTGTTACAATCCAATTAAAAAACAAAAAACTCGTTTTACATTCCAAAAATAAAGAATTAATTTCTGTTGATTATCTTGTGGTTGCAATCGGCCGAGAACCTAATCTTGATTTTTTAGACAAAAAGTTAAAGCTCAAAACCCTTGAAAAAAATAAAAAATTGTATATGATTGGAGATGTGAAGAATGGGTTATTTAGACAGACTGCAATTGCCATTGGCGAAGGGATCAAAACTGCAATGGAAATATCAATGGGAGATAGTTAA
- a CDS encoding radical SAM protein: MKIIGKAGREDIAIVYIAEMRNGLLTEFVESVQPPIPREEKWVLIVSTLYGCPVKCKICDAGGTYKGKLSAHEIIEQIDFMVKNRFSNRKIPVPKFKIQFARIGEPAFNNAVLEVLEKLPKLYDAPGLMVCISTIAPAGKDKFFAEMLKIKQKYYHGRFQLQFSIHTTDEDLRNWFIPINKWNFNSISDFGEVFYQDGDRKIALNFAPAENMPIDENILLKYFNPNKFVIKITPVNPTLSAFRNKLISYIKTENEKYEIIERLKSAGYEVILSIGELEENKIGSNCGQYINHYLNNKIKSEESYTYPILSIKN; this comes from the coding sequence ATGAAAATAATCGGCAAGGCAGGAAGAGAAGATATCGCCATCGTGTATATTGCTGAAATGCGAAATGGTCTTTTAACTGAATTTGTTGAATCAGTCCAACCTCCTATTCCCCGTGAAGAAAAATGGGTCTTGATTGTTTCAACGCTCTATGGATGTCCAGTAAAATGCAAAATCTGCGATGCAGGTGGAACTTATAAAGGCAAATTGTCAGCCCATGAAATTATTGAACAAATTGATTTTATGGTAAAAAATAGATTTTCCAATCGTAAAATCCCAGTCCCAAAATTCAAAATTCAATTTGCCCGGATTGGGGAGCCGGCATTTAATAACGCTGTCCTTGAGGTCCTCGAAAAATTGCCTAAACTTTATGATGCACCAGGGCTTATGGTATGCATATCTACCATTGCACCCGCTGGCAAAGACAAATTCTTTGCTGAAATGTTAAAAATAAAGCAAAAATATTACCATGGTCGGTTCCAACTTCAGTTTTCAATTCATACAACAGACGAAGATTTACGAAATTGGTTCATACCAATAAACAAATGGAATTTCAACAGTATATCAGATTTTGGTGAAGTTTTTTATCAAGATGGGGACAGAAAAATTGCATTGAATTTTGCCCCTGCTGAAAATATGCCTATTGATGAAAATATATTATTAAAATATTTTAATCCAAATAAATTTGTAATAAAAATTACACCAGTAAATCCTACCCTTAGTGCTTTTAGAAATAAATTAATTTCATACATTAAAACAGAAAACGAAAAATATGAAATAATAGAGCGATTAAAATCGGCTGGTTATGAAGTTATTTTGAGCATTGGTGAACTTGAGGAAAATAAGATTGGTTCAAATTGTGGACAGTATATAAATCACTATTTAAATAATAAAATAAAATCTGAAGAAAGTTATACTTACCCCATTTTATCAATAAAAAATTAG